The nucleotide sequence TGTTATCAAATTATTGAAATCTCAGGAAATGTTACACTTTGAAATAACCTCATACCTGTGTATCTCATTCAGATAGTCACGCAGCTTGCCATATTGTGCCTTCTCGTTACCAACATACTTTTCCCTGGCCATCCGAAGTCCTCTGTACAGCATTTTATCACTGAGTATCACATTGTAATCAACCTTCATGTGATCCCATGCCTCTGCATGTGTCAACCGTGGCTGACTCAACAATCTCTTTTCTAGCTTCTTTGCTACCCAATGTTGATCTGCCATATTGCCGCCAAACTCTCTTCCACAGGTGTGAGTGGGGTTGTAGGTCTTTATTTGGTATCCACCTGACCATGGGTTCTTTGCACAGTATATAAACCAGGGACAGTCATGCTTCTCTGTTTCACCATTTTTCTCACCTTCATTTCCACATTTTTCATTGTTTGCTGCATTAGCTTGTGCTTCTACCTCATTGGTTGTAGCTCTCTCATTGTTTTTCTCACCTTCAGGAAGAGCCTCATTCGTTGCCACCACCCCTTTAGCTTTGTCGCTTTCATTAGCTTCTTTAGCAGCCTCTAACTTTGCCTTTTCCTTAGCTGCTTTTCTTGGCTTTGCCTTGGCTTTTTGCACTTCTTTTCTAGGCATGAAGCCTCCATGTATACAAGCAGCTCTAACCCTTCTCTTATCATTCTTCATGTAAAATATCCTCCTACCCTCTGATATGGTAAATTCCTTGAGAGCCTGCTTAAATTGTTCAAGTGACTCAAACTCCATGTTCAGCTGAAATTGGACCTCCCCAAATTCTGCACTCGGATTAAATTGAGGCCAATCAAACTCATTTCCTCCATCATCACTTGAGTCTTCCGGGGTCAAAAATTATTCAGACTCATGCTCAAATTCAATGTCTGACTCAGGTAACAACTCCACACCAAGTTCTTCATCAAGTGTAGTAGGTTTTTTAGACTTTGATGCAGAGACCCTGCATTACAGTTCAAATAGACCAGAAAATAATAAGCATTAAAATGCTTGTTATGATAATAAAAAACATAGTTAACAGCCATTAAATCATCAAGAATACAATGCATTTAGTTAGTTAACATAACAAACACTAAGACATATTTAGGGATACATTCTGTTGATCGCTGATGAAGTTCCAACCATCGGCAGTGCATTGCCCAGAATTATCTTGTAACAACTCCAGAAACCATTTCCAACTTGCCTTTGTCTCACTGTCAACTACTGCATACGCAATCACATAAAAATGATTGTTCGCGTCTTGTCCTACAGCTGACAATAATTGTCCCCCATAAAAACCCTTCAGGAAGCATCCATCTAAACCTATCAAAGGGCGACATCCAGCCTTGAACCCTCTTTTACAGGCGTCTAAGCAAATATACAATTTATCAAATAATGGAGGAGATTGAGGTATAGGCTCCACTGCCAACAGTGCAGATGAACCTTCATTGCTCCTGTGTAAACATATATCTTAGTATGATATCACAGCAATATTAAACCAGAATTCACTAAGATCACTAACAATATTCTAATGTATTATGATATCACAGCAAGTTATTTTTCTCAAACAATAATTAACATAAAATGTAAAAAATATTATTCTTCATATGTCCATGTTATCAAATTATTGAAATCTCAGGAAATGTTACACTTTGAAATAACCTCATACCTGTGTATCTCATTCAGATAGTCACGCAGCTTGCCATATTGTGCCTTCTCGTTACCAACATACTTTTCCCTGGCCATCCGAAGTCCTCTGTACAGCATTTTATCACTGAGTATCACATTGTAATCAACCTTTATGTGATCCCATGCCTCTGCATGTGTCAACCGTGGCTGACTCAACAATCTCTTTTCTAGCTTCTTTGCTACCCAATGTTGATCTGCCATATTGCCGCCAAACTCTCTTCCACAGGTGTGAGTGGGGTTGTAGGTCTTTATTTGGTATCCACCTGACCATGGGTTCTTTGCACAGTATATAAACCAGGGACAGTCATGCTTCTCTGTTTCACCATTTTTCTCACCTTCATTTCCACATTTTTCATTGTTTGCTGCATTAGCTTGTGCTTCTACCTCATTGGTTGTAGCTCTCTCATTGTTTTTCTCACCTTCAGGAAGAGCCTCATTCGTTGCCACCACCCCTTTAGCTTTGTCGCTTTCATTAGCTTCTTTAGCAGCCTCTAACTTTGCCTTTTCCTTAGCTGCTTTTCTTGGCTTTGCCTTGGCTTTTTGCACTTCTTTTCTAGGCATGAAGCCTCCATGTATACAAGCAGCTCTAACCCTTCTCTTATCATTCTTCATGTAAAATATCCTCCTACCCTCTGATATGGTAAATTCCTTGAGAGCCTGCTTAAATTGTTCAAGTGACTCAAACTCCATGTTCAGCTGAAATTGGACCTCCCCAAATTCTGCACTCGGATTAAATTGAGGCCAATCAAACTCATTTCCTCCATCATCACTTGAGTCTTCCGGGGTCAAAAATTATTCAGACTCATGCTCAAATTCAATGTCTGACTCAGGTAACAACTCCACACCAAGTTCTTCATCAAGTGTAGTAGGTTTTTTAGACTTTGATGCAGTCTCATTGGCACTAGCAGGTGTAGCATTATTTTTGTTGCCACTAGAAGGCCCATTAACTACTTTATCTTTTTCAGCAGGCCTATAATCACTCTTACTGGGCCTGCCAGGCCCATCATGACTCTTTCTCTGAACAGATGCTCCAGCTACCTCTTTTCTTCCAATGGCTGCCCTTTTTGGCTTGCCATTGCCCTTGCCAACTGGCCCATTAACAGGCTTACTAACTTTGGATTTCTTCTTCCCATTATTCTTTCCTTTCTTACTAGCTCCAACTGACTCTTCCTCTAAACTTGAATCTGAAAAAACCATATCCTGAAGGTGGGGGCTTGTATAATGCATCTTCTGTTGACTCGTACCCATCATCATTATCTGAACTCTCAACATCTGCATCATTGTCAACACCATCATCCTCAGCACTAGCCTCTTGCACATCCACCTCCTCAACACTAACACCATCATCATTAATGAACTATGTATCTTCCATGATTGGATGGTCAAAGTAGATGTAGAATTCATCAATGTCCTCATTTAGTATTTTATTCTTTTGAAGATCTCTAATCTCTTTGTCTCCTTGAACTGGGTGAAGACCAGACTCCAGGTCAGTAGCAGTCGGATCATACCAAAACATTGCCTTATAGTCATGGTAACCCAAGTCCAAAAAAAAGTTTCTTCAAGTCAAAGAAACATATCAGATCAATGTCCATTGGGGAAAACTTCTTGACTTCTCCATTGATGTACACAAGTACTCCCTTGTTGTCTCTCACAAAGCTTCCACCGTGGTAAAATACGGGTATCACGTCTTCACTCATCTaaactaacaaaataaaaatctatCACAATTTAAACAAGCAACGAAGACATTACAAGAACATTAAAACAGAATTCAATTTTTTAACACCCACATTGGTAATGTTATTATGAAACGTCACAAACTAAATCACTTTACAACTCTGACTTAACCAACACTAGCAAAATAATATCTTTAATCTACCCTACACATGACATGCATGTTCATCATACATGAATCTTCGCCTCTGAATTAATTCAGAAAAGAAATTAGAAGACTTACCTCCAACAATGGCGATATGCACGACACACCACCGCCACCACCCAATCGCCGTCAGCTTCGCCAAACTACTGTTACAGACTACAGTCAATGTTAACGGAGTTGAGGAAGATGAAGGGTTGCCTTGTAAAATTTGGGTAAGGGTTTGGGGTTTCAGGTCATTTAACAGAGCCAAGGGAGAAGGACATGCATTTTTATCCTAGGTCCCTATTCACAACGCTGCCGTTTTAACACATTCATTTCATAAAGCTTGGGGACTAATCTGTCCCACTCAAAATGACGTCGTTTTAAAAAGGccttaaacgacgtcgttttggctaCGTGTGCAGGGACCAACGTGTCCTGAAAGCCTTTAACCTGACACGTCACACTCATCACCTCCACGTAGGAGAGAGAGTGTTCAGTTAACCAGCTAAACCTGGAGCAGGGACGTATATGGCACATATTTAACAATTTCGGGGACTGGGGACTTAGTTAATTTTCTTGGGGGACAAATCTGTCGTACGGGCAAATCCTTGGGGACCTATTTGGGGTATTActctttatttaattaaaaaatattagtaataatatcttttcaaatttttttaatattattacttactttttagatattagaaatcattaatatttaggttagactaaacttttatttatattagactaaatactaaataaattttttaaaaaattaaatcatacttaataacttattactattaatctttttttaaaaaagttaggGGCCGAGTTGCCCTCCGTATGTCCGTCCCTGTATATATATAAGGAGAGTGTCTAATTTTATTATCATCATGCAATAAAAttcttaaagttataaattatATAAACTTTTTGCTATAATGATAAcacataattaaatattttatgtaCAATTCTCTTAGGTTTCTTCTACATCTTCCACTTCTTTCTTAGGAGTTTGTCAAACATTGCGATTTGGACGAACAGAAATTCGGGAAAGTTATGCGATTATTCATAAGTCGTTCAACGAAAGTGTGTAATGTTTACTATGTAATGGTCCAAAGAAATTTAATAATGCCGTATATTGTGCGCACAAGAacacaaattttaaattacacAACCCCATCCCAAAACCCCATTTCTTTTAATAGGAGTGCTATATATCCTCAATTAAAATTGATCATTTAATTCAGTTAGAactgtaaaattttaaatttatactgGATCTTAACAAAAGGTGAAAACCACAAAAAGATAGATTGGATCTTagatcaattttttaaaattgatttaatcTAATCCAAATGAATAATAGTAttgaataaatcaattttttatttatttttttttttgtcaatgaATTGAACAACTCCTAATTCTAAGTACACAACATACCTACACACTCCTCTTTAAAGTTTGAACCCTAGACTTTTGCAGTGAAGAGAGAGATATGCCATGTGAACTAAGACTTTATTATATGTTTTTGGTTAACAACCTTTTATGATATTGTTCCTTCCTAGTTGGGTTTAAAAATCAGTAACCTAAAACCACACAAGTCCACTCTTTTAATACGACGCCTCTTTAAAGAAACCAGAGTTGAAGAGGGTCCATAATAAGCCCAAATCTTATACCTGACCTGGCCTAAGAATTTCGGACTACCCTTCCATTAGGTCCAAAATCTTTTATCAGCTTGGGTAAACCTCTTTGAATAAATACACATTCTATATAAGTAGAGACAAGTTATTTATGGGCCTCTGGCCCCTTTGNNNNNNNNNNNNNNNNNNNNNNNNNNNNNNNNNNNNNNNNNNNNNNNNNNNNNNNNNNNNNNNNNNNNNNNNNNNNNNNNNNNNNNNNNNNNNNNNNNNNNNNNNNNNNNNNNNNNNNNNNNNNNNNNNNNNNNNNNNNNNNNNNNNNNNNNNNNNNNNNNNNNNNNNNNNNNNNNNNNNNNNNNNNNNNNNNNNNNNNNNNNNNNNNNNNNNNNNNNNNNNNNNNNNNNNNNNNttattttttatataaaaaaataagtagTGTATTAACTGCATATTAATATTTGAGGTGATTTATAGTATTTGTGGACGTTTAGAGTTGTCCTGACACAATTTACAGACGTATTGTATAGGTGTCAATTATTGCTCAACACGTAAGAGGCGTGGTGCTTTTTTTTGTCAGAGATTTTGGTTACTTTTTCAGAGATTATGTGCACCTTTTCAGACTCCTTTTAATCTCTTTTTCAACACGCGAGTTGTGCCTACCTGCATGCAGGAGATAGATGTGTGTTCAGGAATAAGTGATGCAGTAATGATTTGGCCTTTAAATTCGGCATAGACAAAACTTGCTTCACTCGTTGAAgtgagaaataaagaaagaatAGGGAGATTTCCAATCAATATTGCTAGACTGCTGCCTTTATTGATTCATAGTAATCGAATATTATCTCTACACTGTCGCTCCTAACAATATGCCTTCGTAAATTACTGAAGAAAAAGTATCACGCATCTCCAGTCTCTCCTTCCATGATGACAAAAACAATTGACACAATATTTTGGTTCACATATTATGCAACTGCAACTAAAAGGGTACCTTTATATTTTTGTAAAGACGTGTGCCGTCAACCTGAAGTCCTGAACTAGAGGCTTGCAATGTCGGAACGCTCTAATATATAGATTGAAACTCCAGAATATTCGGTAAAGTGCCCTGACACCGTCCAACTCTTCACTCTCGTTATATAGGAATAGTGTTTCTATTTGGACAACTGAGCCAGACATCTTCTGAATCATTACCGTGCATCACATTAGCAAATCTTGGTAAAAATCTTCCCAATCATCGAAGAATTTTTTGATCAATTTCTGCTTTTTCAACTAAGCCTTCCGGTAATCAATATTGTAATTGAACCTGGACAGAACTTCCGTAATTATAGATTTCACCTTCAGAAATGGAGCGATTTCAACCAATGGCCTTATAGTCTCTGCAATCATGTCTGAGTGCAATTTGGAGTGATCTTGTGAATCATTTTCATCGTGCACGTGTGCCTCCCGTTATATCTCCGTATTTCTCAACAATTTTTCTTCCGTATCAAGCAAGATTGAATAGACCAATCGCACCCACGACCATATGTCTTGCATTTTACATACAATGTATGTGACTCAAACTCATACACAATGTAATCGACTCCTCTAAAGATAGTGTAACTCCTAATTGCCGCAACAACCGATTATTGAAACTGTATTCCATTTCGATCCTGAACTCCCCATCTTTAAGAACAACAACACCTACAGAGAAAAATATATTACTCACTCCTCACGTACCTATATTCATATATTCAGATAATTTCA is from Arachis ipaensis cultivar K30076 chromosome B01, Araip1.1, whole genome shotgun sequence and encodes:
- the LOC110263603 gene encoding uncharacterized protein LOC110263603; translated protein: MEFESLEQFKQALKEFTISEGRRIFYMKNDKRRVRAACIHGGFMPRKEVQKAKAKPRKAAKEKAKLEAAKEANESDKAKGVVATNEALPEGEKNNERATTNEVEAQANAANNEKCGNEGEKNGETEKHDCPWFIYCAKNPWSGGYQIKTYNPTHTCGREFGGNMADQHWVAKKLEKRLLSQPRLTHAEAWDHMKVDYNVILSDKMLYRGLRMAREKYVGNEKAQYGKLRDYLNEIHRSNEGSSALLAVEPIPQSPPLFDKLYICLDACKRGFKAGCRPLIGLDGCFLKGFYGGQLLSAVGQDANNHFYVIAYAVVYSETKASWKWFLELLQDDLGQCTTDGWNFISDQQKVSLNMS
- the LOC110263602 gene encoding uncharacterized protein LOC110263602, translating into MEFESLEQFKQALKEFTISEGRRIFYMKNDKRRVRAACIHGGFMPRKEVQKAKAKPRKAAKEKAKLEAAKEANESDKAKGVVATNEALPEGEKNNERATTNEVEAQANAANNEKCGNEGEKNGETEKHDCPWFIYCAKNPWSGGYQIKTYNPTHTCGREFGGNMADQHWVAKKLEKRLLSQPRLTHAEAWDHIKVDYNVILSDKMLYRGLRMAREKYVGNEKAQYGKLRDYLNEIHRSNEGSSALLAVEPIPQSPPLFDKLYICLDACKRGFKAGCRPLIGLDGCFLKGFYGGQLLSAVGQDANNHFYVIAYAVVDSETKASWKWFLELLQDNSGQCTADGWNFISDQQNVSLNMS